Below is a genomic region from Argopecten irradians isolate NY chromosome 14, Ai_NY, whole genome shotgun sequence.
AACAATTGGGTTCAAACAGATTTCTGATTTTACTGATCTGAGCAAAATCTGCTCCATTTTAACACATTCTTCTAAAGTATTTGATTGTGCTGCAGCAGCAAGTCTTTCCAAAGCAAGGCTATAGTCAAAAAATTGATCTGATTTCAAAGAACAAGCTGTACAAAAGAAGGCCAGTGAAGTTTTGCTCAGGAATTTTAGttgaacatttgtaattttttcgCATTTTTTGTGGAACCACCTATCACATTTCTCACAACCTACATTTCCATCTCCATCACAATTTTCTTGACAAACTCCACAGGGATAGAATTCCATTATGAAGATtaacaaaaaattatttgaaaatttttgaTATGAAGTAACTACCAACTAGACAAAAATCTATCTAAGGAGGTAAAAAAAGcgaaaaaattacaaatttaaaaattaaaaccacCAAAGATTGActgataacgggcgaaccagtcttCCACACCAGTTATGCTGAGACttttgtgtgtctcggccaggggacagaacccagagcattcctcacaggggcgaacgctcaactcaaggccaaaagtgaggcggtgccaagggaggctttaggaaggataaagtcattCAGAAAGAAGCGAAAAGACAAGATCctatatttagtcgccttttacgattatgcaatactcaggaccaaaagtgaggcggtgcctaAGGAGACATTAGTCAgatagaaagaagagaaaagataagatcctaaatttagtcgccttttacgatcatgcaaacaggagcagcaggtacaattctctAACGCCCTACTTGCAGGGCCGTGGACAAATATTTACTTCATTACTTTTCTTTTAGTTTTTTAGTTTTATGAAGTTGTACACTGAGTGAGCTGGAAATCGACAGTGATTGGGACGCTAAGCACGATTTGTCCGACTACTGCACATACAGTATGGGTTTGAAGAAGAATTGCTCATGTCAAACACGGCAAATGAATGAAAGGTGCAACTGAATGAGACATGTTGATTAGGTAATACAATTAAAAAGGAAGTGTAGAAACTGTTcagtttttgtttaatttattacatGATGATACCAACATGTGCGtttatatatgtgatatgtCATAAGCGTTGATAGCAAAGCTAAAAAGACACATAATGGACTCCGCCGAGATCACTcaggaacgataactctgtgGTGGCGCTAGTGTACTATGGTCCATAGCGATTATAAACAATATGGCGGCAAAGCCTTGTCGAAACTGGGCAGTTCCCAAACTGAAAGCGGAATTGAGAGCGAGAGGGGCAGTGGTAACTGGTCGGAAGATCGATTTGATAGAAAGGTAAGGGTATTGTTTTcttgatatattttgaatagtataatatatatatttaaatactgTGCGGATTTTTTTTCACCGCTGCACACGAAAGCCAGACTCGGATTGCAGTTTCCTTACTTCAGACGTACGATGTAACAGTTATGCACGGTATGGTTTGGATGGTCGtggatattttaaaatttatacatgCTGTTAAAGGACAAATAAGAAATATGTCAGACCTGTACCTCTCTATGTTTTCCTTTTATTAGATTCTGTACAGGTGTATATGCACCGCTGTACGTAGTACCGAGTAATTTAGTTTTTGCAAAGAATTTATACCTTCGCAAGGAAActattgaatttttattgtgtaaatatatgatatggtctctgtcactcagctaaCGTAGCATGTTTCTTTGTCTCAGTCAGTAGAGCATGTCACTCAGCTAACGTAGCATGTTTCTTTGTCTCAGTCAGTAGAGCAGGAATCATGAGTATTTTACCTTGTACGTGTAGTTTGTCATATAGCATTACATTCATGTACAAGTAATAATTTAATCAGTATAAATTAATAATCACCAaacgtatacatgtatcatcatgATTCATTTGTCAATCCCTTGATTGCATTCATTGTactatgttattattttttttaaatatttcatttaaacttTATCTCTAAACTTGTTCATTTGCATGTTCATTTGCAGATTGGAAGCATATGAAAGGAACCAAGATTTCAGATCTCCAGCCATTGATATTCCAAAACATGTTTCTGTTTCTTGGCCAACTCATGGATATCAACAGTTAATAGCTGATCATAAAGTTGTAATGCCAAAAATTACATCGGAGCAAATTGAAACCTACGTTTTATATAGAATTGCAGGTATACATAAATATGCAATGTGTTATCAAACatgatttgataattttaaagcCATAAATATAgcaaaacataaaacatgtatattgtcctattatattacatgtaggATGCTTAATGCTCTGGcacatttaaagaaaattacatataaaattacaatatgCATATATACAGTACCTGTATGTCTCTTTAAAATGATTTTCGTAAGAGccttcaatttaaaaaaaaattattaaagcTTGTATGATATGAAAATCTGGGTATACAAATGCACTAGCCAATTATGCTAGACCCAGTgacatccggtttagacaatGTTAAAGTTacactatatttataaatattatcagAGTAGAAAAGTCCTGTACAGAGAACCTTCAAAACTTCCACAAACCCAAGTTTCACTATGAAGGCAAGTACTAAGCATTAAAATACATTCTAGTGTACACTTATATGTAATTTCCCCTTCACTATCCCTATCAAACAACTGCTGTTGCTGGAAAAGGGGATGTTGCTAGAGTAATTATTGTAAAGCAAATCTTGATCTGTATGTGTAAAGCCAAAATAACAGTTTATGATTTATATTGTGTGTATACCATAAGTGTTGGACTTTCTGGGTagccatatatacatgtatagttatgtatatgtgtaagGTATATATGGGTATATGTGCAGGCTACACCATGGCCAGACTTGCATGGTAATATTCGACCACGTCTAATTTACAGtcctgttttaatgttaataaATGTTTTCCTTTTTCCAGGAAAGCCTGTTCCATCTGCAGACATACCGACTAAGAGATATTTCTGATGCCATACTAGATGACCCAAGACCACTTAAATACCGAAACAACCCTGGATACACATCATATGTTCATAATGCTGCAATCAACTATTGCTCACAATCTTCAATGGATATGGCCATGAGATATTTGATTCCAGTTGCTGATTTACAGGTACTTAATTTTAACAAACAACTAAAATACTCATTAATACTGCTGCCCCTCATTTACAATGCTTTTGAGAAGGGATGGATAGGATCACCAAATGAAATGTATTGATGATAAATACTTGACCACAGTATAcaattaacatttgtttttttatatatatgcaaattacTGTATCAATTTTAATCTGTataaattaacatatatataaaattcatgcatataaattaatattatcatGTTAAAATAACTGCACAAATTCGTAAAGATCAATAAAGTACTATTTATTTGCATACAAGTTTATTCTCTTGTATGGTTTGGAGTTCTTGTAATGCTTAAAATATCCTTAAATGTATTACAATGACAATTCTTCATCTTCTTATCAAGACAGCAGCTAAAGACCATGATTACCTAGAACTTCCATTCACACAACACATGGTTGACAGAGCACAGAAGGTAATTATTAGGgtctttaataaaacaaaacactgatctttttttctaaaaacaaaagtacaaacatgtatattgGGAACATTTACACTCCACTGAGTCAAGATTTGTAAAAACATATGTTTGTGTAACTTTTTCCCcaagatataaataaaattgttattgcttctatatattgtatatgttggACATGTATATACCATGTATCTAGAAGGTATATGACTTGACATAGAGGTCTTTAGACTtactaatataaatattttattatttgtagGTAACGGAGAGACAAGCACAGGACATCCAGAATGACACAAAACTACAAGCAAAGTCACAAGCTTGGATCCATAATAGAAAGTGGAGGGTTACTGCTTCAAAGTTTGGGGATGTGACTCATGCTACCTCAAGACGCAACATGGAGAAATTGTGTTCATCTATTTTATCTTCAAAGcctatcataaaaaaatctgtGTTTCATGGAAAGGCATACGAGAGGAAGGCAATTACTAAGTTTGAACAGAAAACCGGTTTGAAGGTCAAGAAATGTGGACTTTTTGTTGACAAGGACTATCCGTACTTAGGTGCAACACCTGATGGAATCATCACAGAAGAAGACAAAAAAGCAATAGTGGAAGTAAAGTGTCCATACTCAGGAAGGAATGAATCCATTAAACCAGGACCTCACTTCAACTTCCTTAAATATGATGAAAATGGACAGATTGTTCTCAATGTACATAGCAAGTACTATGACCAAATTCAGGGACAGATGCTTCTGTCAAAGCATCAGTTATgctattttgttgtttataccTCTGGCATATAGATTGATATAGAATACTGCAATTTCAGCATGCTGCCCAAATTGgacttattttacttcaaacaTTTTCGACCATTTGTATCCAAAACATTATGAATATCACttatacatacctgtacatgtacatggtaaaTTGTATAGATCTACTTTCCATATAGATTGATTAATAACAAAGAAGCATACAGACAATTAAAAATTGTTAAAGGTACACATCCTAATAATGTTTCAGGTATTCATGAATAAGGTCCAACAATACTTTGCCTAAAATTACACAGGGCAAAGCAGATGAATATAATTCTGGATCCGAAGAGCAATTTTGATGATGCGAGTGGTGTatctaaaattttatatttttttgcaaGACCAATGACCATCTCTATATGTATTCGTTTTGATGCTATTCGTCTGTCTTTTATAACTTCATGGGCTTCCAGTTGGGATTTGCCTTTTAACATTGTGGGAGTGTTAACAAATACATCCTGACAGGCAAACAAGTCCTGCACCATTATCCCCCTATCAGCCATAATACTGTCACCTGGACTGAACAGCCTGTTTTCAAGCGACGTAGCTCGGAATTctcaattgtttgtttgtttgtttgagttttacggcccatcgacaactaaggtcatttagggccaaactacaagtcaggcattaatatcaggataaaaggtcagggtaagaaaaggcaagtaaggattaaaacacagattgtaaacgtttatttgataaaaaaggtttgcatgggatcaaatagttttggctaaaacacacgagaaaactcatgcaaaaagttgatgaaacgatgaaatgttgagttgatacgatgatatgatgagaaaaacgttcatattttatctcaaattccgatttctttgagataattaaaaatatgattatgaCATCTTGAtctcaaagcctgaagaactgaaagagtctgaacagatgattgccttttcaatgcggtgttcaatagcacaagcttccacagagaaaatggaggcaacatctggaagtcggatagaggaacagtgattagatgtacagcatgctgccgcaactttatcaccatcttttgagccgtcagtgtcgatcttaacatgatcagggaaagctctgatgcactctggaaaggaggatttatgttcttcgggtaatgcactggattttgccctctcatgtagagataaattgatatcaggtgtttgattGAGCCATGGTGATACATctgatacggtgtactcgtcaatggtgtcgaaatttatatttggttccagcaacaattttgaaattctgatgccaaatttCTGATGcaaaatgttggtatgagctttcgattttgtttaaatatttcttgaagttgtggattgaatacaaggttaaatgcgggatttttggggttggatatcagttgagcagcatactgtaaggataatttctttcgtcgatcgtctgtaacagatcaagaaatcatccacaaatagagacccttccgtagattggccaagacatttagttatgctgttaatttttattccaaaaagtgtgacggacaggataccaccctgagggacgcccatctcctgtgtttctgtttctgaataagttgaacctattcgaactttgaaatgcctgtcagatataaaatttgaaataaactttggcaaattaccacgtataccgatatcatggtttgtttgtttgtttgtttaattaacgtcctattaacagctatggtcatgtaaggacggcctcccatgtatgcggtgtgctgcgtgtatgttgtgcgaggtgcgtgtttcgggggactgcggtatattcatgttgtgtcttcttgtatagtggaactgttgccctttttatagtgctatatcactggagcatgccgccgaagacaccaagcaacacaccccacccggtcacattatactgacaacgggcgaaccagtcgtcccactccctttttgctgagcgctaagcaggagcagaaactaccacttttatagactttggtgtgtctcggccaggggacagaacccagagccttcctcacaggggcgaacgctcaactaaaggccaaaagtgaggcggtgccaagggaggcattaggaaggataaagtcagttaggaagaatagaaaagataagatcctaaatttagtcgccttatacgatcatgcaataggggcagcaggtacaattctaacgccctacctgcagggcagatcgttcatgattccatattgccaagttgtgtcctatgccttttcaaggtcaaagaatacggccacaagatgttctttcttggcaaatgcttctcgtataaatgtttctagtcgaGAAACTTATTGAGGCAAACTACAAATGAAATTGTGCCTGCTCTGTCGACTACACAAAGTTATAACGTCCAATTTGGATATTTTTAGATCaactcagccaatcacaatgcgtgttGCACTgacacttcacctgtaacatgtagcgatgtaatctactacagtgagtcgatacactagtactgtagcacaatcgtgcaatcttatgatagaacaGCAGTAACAGCTAAggtcggcctcccatgtatgcggtgagttgcgtgtatgttgttggaggtgcgtgttttgggtgactgcggtatattcgtattgtgtcttcttgtatagtggaaatgttgcccattttatagtgctatatcactgaagcatgcgctgaagacaccaagcaacacaccccacccggtcactgacaacgggcgaaccagtagTCCCTGTCCATGTATGCCgtgcactaagcaggagcagaaactaccacttttatagactttggtgtgtctcggccaggggacagaacctagatccttcctcacaggggcgaacgctcaacagatcctaaatttagtcgtcttttacgatcatacaataggagcagcaggtacaattctaacgcacTACCTTCAGGGCCAAGTTATCATCATGACTAGGACATTTCTACTATTTGGCAGCAGCAACTTCGGCGGTACTGTGGTGGAGATATGGACAGCCATCTGACTGTGAAGTTTTGCGGGAAAGGAGGACTTAGCACAAATTCCATCACCAACCGGCTTTGGCAGAGAGCTATGGATGCAGAAGCAACATATGTCTTCCTACATCTTGGCGGCAATGACATCTCCCCTACTTCATCCCCGCAAGACATTTATCACAACATTCTTCACCTGGTAGACGACTTTTACTACGCCTGAGTTCAAGGAGTCTACATATCTCAAATTATGACAAGAGGAGACTTTTCAAAAGTTCTAGGCCTTACCAAGACCAGTTTCGACCGCCAACATAAAAAGAATCATCAACTTCTTGGCCCGCAGTTTGTGAAGTTTTGAGCAAGACATAAAAGTTCTCCAAGATTATCATCTGGCCTGGTCCACCTTAATACAGATGACAGCAGTTTATATGGTTGAGGTCATTTGATGGTTTTTGCATGTTTTCATATcttgtaaatgatatttttaatatacatgtaatctgTATATTGGAATGTATTATTTTAACTACTCTATTATTTTACCTTACAGATGTAATCTATCatgtaatcaaataaacaaactatCATGTTTTTTGCAACTTCATATATCACATTGACTTGGGTTTCTTTCATGATCTACttttaatataatgttataacCTTGTACATCACCTGATTTCATTATTTGTGTAAAACcgatacatttaaaaataatctgTTTATTCCCATGAATGATTTTAAGTACTCTATTACTTAACCTTTCAGATGAATTCTATGTTTATATAACTTCAcaggtctccatgaaagctgggtccacgtcccgagactgggtgcactgctCTCTTGCGGATGCAaaccacttttgggggtgtgatgtgcgtccaATTTCAgtcaacctgtttgccgtgggttgcatctcgtatccgggggaagaaggtcgtggtggttgaataggttttgctcttttttcttcctttttttactgctacacactactttggctcCAGACTCTGtttagacgagaggtaatataggccctgtattatcaatcggctggtcatgctgagcccttggttcgtagatttCCAAGAAagcggtggcttagggtcaatcttgagtttaatttggattgtcttgattctgatcgatcttgttagaggtacggccatcatgagagcaattgtagacggaaaatggtatgtcagtactgtggctgTGAAagtcacgacgaaaaagacgaatgtgacattgtcaacagtcactgcgtcaattgcgggggtgaccatactgcgtctgctcgcacctgtcctgcctggactcgggagagggagatattacgggtcaattatacccaaggtgtctctttgCACGAAGCTAGGATAGTCGagtgttcagacctgaatgtggccaCTTATGCACAGATCActcgcgcaaagacgcctgttgacagtgtcatcGTCAAACATGcatcggtccaggccttggttgatgTCCCAGAcatggctgatgctaaggcctgCAAAGTAATCATGGGGGACCTGGAAAGGTTCaagtctgtttgtttgtttgattgatttatttacgccctattaacagctatggttatgtaaggacggcctcccatgtatgcggtgtgttgcgtgtatgttgtgcgaggtgagtgtactgggagactgtggtatgttcgtgttgtgtctccttgtatagtgaaactcttgccctttttatagtgctatatcactgaagcatgccgccgaagacaccgagcaacacaccccacccggtcacattatactgacaacggcgaACCAGTAATACAGCGAGATACCAAGTCGCCCACGACCTCGCGCCGCGGACAAGGTGAGTTGGCTGCTGTAACTATAGAATAGTAATGTAGTGTAGTGACATTAATTGTTCAAGGTGTGTTGTCGCTACATCATGTGTAACCTTGTTGTCCGCTTTTAGGATGACGTCCGGAACTCTATATCCGGTTTCCGGGTTTTATTGTTAGAATCGACGGAACATTTCGCCCCAAAACCCCTCGTAATAGCTGAACGGTTTAAGTTTCACAGCAGGAAACAGCAAGTGGGGGAATCCGTGTCTGATTATGTTGTGAGTCTTAAGAAATTAGCCAAAGACTGTGACTTTCAAGATTTTTTGAATCAAGCCCTACGTGATAGACTGGTTTGTGGGTTAATGAGTGAGGTAATCCAAAAGAAACTGTTGGCCGAAAAAGATTTGGATCTTGCCAAGGCAACCGAGATAGCGTTAGCTGTAGAGATGGCAACCAAAAACATAGAGGAGATGGGACAGCCTGTATCGGTAACCCAGACGgtcaattgtttgtttgtttgtttgtttcatttattaacgtcctattaacagctatggtcatgtaaggacggcctcccatgtatgcggtgtgttgagTGTATGCTCTGCGAGGTAtttgtttcgggagactgcggtatattcatgttgtgtcttcttgtatagtggaacgtttgccctttttatagtgctatatcactggagcatgccgccgaagacaccaagcaacacaccccacccggtcacattatactgacaacgggcgaaccagtcgtcccactccctgtatgctgaacgccaagcaggagcagaaactaccacttttatagactttggtgtgtctcggccaggggacagaacccagagccttcctcacagaggcgaacgctcaactcaaggccaaaagtgaggcggtgccaagggaggcattaggaaggataaagtcagttaggaagaatagaaaagataagatcctaaatttagtcgccttttacgatcatgcaataggggcagcaggtacaattctaacgccctacctgcagggcactCCCTAACTCACGGTGAAGAAATGCGATGGATTTAAAGCAAATATGTTAAAGTTACTTTTGTACTATTAGTAAAACATAGATAAACATTCACGGAAATTAattggaaatataaattatcCAGCATTGCAGCTCCAGgtgcaggtacaattctaacgccctacctgcagggccaagaCGGTCAATTATGTAAACCGTAAGTCTAATCGGAGTCGTATGGGAAAATGTTTGAAACTAGGTCAAAGTGAGAATAAAAAGCCGGACAATCTGAAGTCGTGTTTTCGGTGTGGAGGAAAGCATGCACAGTCGGACTAAGTTTATCAAAGGGAAGTGCTACTCTTGTCAGCAGATT
It encodes:
- the LOC138308113 gene encoding uncharacterized protein, with amino-acid sequence MKESLFHLQTYRLRDISDAILDDPRPLKYRNNPGYTSYVHNAAINYCSQSSMDMAMRYLIPVADLQTAAKDHDYLELPFTQHMVDRAQKVTERQAQDIQNDTKLQAKSQAWIHNRKWRVTASKFGDVTHATSRRNMEKLCSSILSSKPIIKKSVFHGKAYERKAITKFEQKTGLKVKKCGLFVDKDYPYLGATPDGIITEEDKKAIVEVKCPYSGRNESIKPGPHFNFLKYDENGQIVLNVHSKYYDQIQGQMLLSKHQLCYFVVYTSGI